The genomic segment TAAACAGTACGAAGGCCTCGTCTGCACGGCGTTGGAATTTATCCGGAGTCACGGCGGGGACCTGCCTGCGGGCGACGAGGCCGCGATCGTCGAAGCCCTGACCTTCATGCGTTCACTGATCACCGAAGGGATCTCGCCGCTGTCGGTGGTGACGTCGGACGAGGAAGCCACCCGACACCAATTCGGCGCCGGCCACGCCGTCTTCATGCGCAATTGGCCCTATGCCTGGACGCTCTTCCAACGGGAAGACGCTCCCCTGCGCGGCAAGATCGGCTTGGCGCCCCTGCCCTCGGCTCCGGGACAGACCTCATCCCCCGTCTTGGGCGGATGGATGCTGGCCATCCCGGCGAGGACGGCTCACGCGAAGGAGGCGGGCCAACTGCTCCGGTATCTCACGAGCCCGGAGATTCAGGAGACCATCGCGAAAGAGATCGGGTACAACCCGACCCGGCCGGCTCTGTACCGGCGCGGGTCCCAGCCCCGCCATGGGCCCCGGCTCGAAGACCTGTATCCTGTGCTGGAAGCGGCCAGGCCCCGTCCGGTCACGCCCTATTACCTGATGCTGTCCCAGGCCTGGCAGCCGGAACTGAGCGCGGCTCTGGTCGGGATCAAGTCGGTGCCGACGGCCCTGGCGGCTCTCCGACGGCAAACCGCGTACATTCTCTCGCTCGAGGAGCACCGGCCGGTCTCGGCTTCCACGGCGGATGGGCGGCGGAAGTCGTGACGGCGAGGCGCTCGGCCCGAGAGCGGGCGACGATACCGGATTCTGTGTGGGGATACCTGTGCGCAGCCCCAGCCGTTCTGCTCTTGGCGGCGCTGGCCCTGGGCCCGATCATCGCCGCCATCGGCCTGAGCCTCCAGCGGCGCCTCCCGATCTTCGGCCTTCACGAGTTCGTCGGTTTCGCCAACTACCTCCGGCTGATCGAAGACGACCGGTTCTGGTCCGCCTGCCGGGTCACGTTGTACTTTACCGGCGTCTCGGTCGCGGCCGAACTGGCGCTCGGGTTGGCAATCGCGCT from the Nitrospirota bacterium genome contains:
- a CDS encoding ABC transporter substrate-binding protein, yielding MGARRLMKILAIAWGVCLSVAVSACAQASPPDSGTTLVFKHGKLAARPGAIAAILREFERRHPGVTVREEVLPSASDQQHQFYAVNLESRSPGFDLLAADIIWVQEFARAGWIRDLDDVVPPAERREFFPAAVQAATFEGRLYAAPWYVDAGVLFYRRDLLERHGFVPPRTWPELARTARAILDRERDPTLKGFVWQGKQYEGLVCTALEFIRSHGGDLPAGDEAAIVEALTFMRSLITEGISPLSVVTSDEEATRHQFGAGHAVFMRNWPYAWTLFQREDAPLRGKIGLAPLPSAPGQTSSPVLGGWMLAIPARTAHAKEAGQLLRYLTSPEIQETIAKEIGYNPTRPALYRRGSQPRHGPRLEDLYPVLEAARPRPVTPYYLMLSQAWQPELSAALVGIKSVPTALAALRRQTAYILSLEEHRPVSASTADGRRKS